A DNA window from Planctomycetota bacterium contains the following coding sequences:
- a CDS encoding S1C family serine protease yields the protein MSWRRSAMLGLGGLALVFLSAAPGQVPVDPKPSTAETSVDELRDLQQTVTATTAKVLPAVVGIRAGFGQGSGVIVSPDGFVLTASHVVAGADRDRRLTVILRDGTELPARLIDRQPIRGNDSALVKITARQPVGGFPYAPVGRSNEVDTGDWCIAAGHPGGYRADRPPVIRLGRVLFNGDFVVISDNTLVGGDSGGPLFDLEGSVIGIHSRIGEAASDNKHVPIDVFVSQWLGESFTEPVQPIIGVSTNAANGAALVQEVARRSPADRAGIRPNDTIVRFNGTPTATFDDLMVAVRRTRPGDVVDVEVQRPGLSQVLVFKLTVGSREEVRRGW from the coding sequence ATGAGTTGGCGACGGTCGGCGATGTTGGGCTTGGGCGGATTGGCGCTTGTCTTCCTTTCGGCCGCCCCGGGACAAGTACCGGTCGACCCGAAACCGTCGACGGCCGAGACGTCCGTTGACGAACTTCGCGATCTCCAGCAGACCGTCACCGCCACCACGGCGAAAGTGCTCCCCGCCGTCGTGGGCATCCGTGCCGGCTTCGGACAAGGCAGCGGCGTCATCGTCAGTCCTGACGGGTTCGTCCTCACAGCGTCCCACGTCGTCGCCGGTGCCGATCGCGACCGACGATTGACCGTGATCCTTCGTGACGGCACCGAGCTGCCCGCCCGGCTCATCGACCGCCAACCCATCCGCGGCAACGACAGCGCCTTAGTCAAGATCACCGCCCGCCAACCCGTCGGCGGTTTCCCGTATGCGCCGGTCGGACGGAGCAACGAGGTCGACACCGGCGACTGGTGCATCGCGGCGGGTCATCCCGGCGGCTATCGCGCCGACCGACCGCCTGTCATTCGTCTGGGCCGCGTGCTTTTCAACGGCGACTTCGTTGTCATCTCGGACAACACCCTCGTCGGCGGTGATTCGGGCGGGCCGCTCTTCGATCTCGAAGGCAGTGTCATCGGCATTCACTCACGCATCGGCGAGGCCGCGTCGGACAACAAGCATGTACCGATCGACGTGTTCGTGTCGCAATGGCTGGGCGAGTCGTTCACCGAACCCGTCCAACCGATCATCGGCGTTTCGACCAACGCCGCCAACGGGGCGGCTCTTGTGCAGGAAGTCGCACGACGCAGTCCCGCTGATCGTGCCGGTATTCGTCCCAACGACACCATCGTCCGCTTCAACGGCACACCAACGGCGACGTTCGACGATCTCATGGTCGCGGTCAGGCGGACTCGACCGGGCGATGTCGTTGACGTCGAAGTGCAACGTCCGGGGCTCTCGCAAGTCTTGGTGTTTAAGCTGACGGTCGGGAGTCGCGAGGAGGTGCGGCGTGGCTGGTAA
- a CDS encoding PDZ domain-containing protein, whose amino-acid sequence MFALSPVADAQRRGEFRRQLFNNSKQNPDILAGFSEVANSIAPSVVRIFNADGQQLALGTIVDDSGAILTKASEMLNPATATYTGVGEHSVMIVGIAPQHDLALLRVEDALPDGDWQPARFVNEDTVLVGEFLVSTGPDPQRANFGVLATPPMRVPHTSAFLGITMETMPDSSGVIVRQVTPFSAAERAEVMVGDRITAVDGQPIRNRGNLLGLLMSRDAGDRIEITAMRDDRVVLLDAVLGSRPRGSNRAIVQNQFGSFFSSRAAGFVSVLQHDTVLTPSEMGGPIFTLDGEVVGLNIARAGRVETYALPASVINATVPDLLAGRYRPDADATPQDDEGPMP is encoded by the coding sequence TTGTTCGCGCTTTCCCCGGTGGCCGACGCGCAACGGCGCGGCGAGTTCCGGCGGCAGTTGTTCAACAACAGCAAGCAGAACCCCGACATCCTTGCGGGATTCAGCGAAGTCGCCAATAGCATTGCTCCGTCGGTCGTACGGATCTTCAACGCCGATGGACAGCAACTCGCGCTCGGCACGATCGTCGACGACAGCGGCGCGATCCTGACCAAGGCCAGCGAAATGCTCAACCCGGCGACAGCGACCTACACCGGCGTTGGCGAGCACTCGGTCATGATCGTCGGCATCGCCCCGCAACACGACCTCGCCCTGCTCCGCGTCGAGGATGCATTGCCCGATGGCGACTGGCAGCCGGCACGGTTCGTCAACGAAGACACTGTCTTGGTCGGTGAGTTTCTCGTGAGCACCGGTCCGGACCCGCAGCGTGCGAACTTCGGCGTGCTCGCCACCCCGCCGATGCGCGTTCCCCACACCTCGGCGTTTCTCGGGATCACGATGGAGACCATGCCGGATTCGAGCGGCGTCATCGTTCGGCAGGTCACGCCCTTCTCCGCGGCCGAGCGTGCCGAGGTCATGGTCGGCGATCGCATCACGGCGGTCGATGGGCAGCCGATCCGCAACCGGGGCAACCTGCTGGGCCTGCTGATGTCCCGCGACGCCGGCGATCGCATCGAGATCACGGCCATGCGCGACGACCGCGTGGTCTTGCTCGATGCCGTTCTCGGCTCACGCCCGCGCGGCTCGAACCGCGCCATCGTGCAGAACCAGTTCGGCTCGTTTTTCTCCAGCCGGGCCGCGGGGTTCGTCTCGGTCTTGCAGCACGACACGGTGCTCACGCCCAGCGAGATGGGCGGACCGATCTTCACGCTCGACGGCGAGGTCGTCGGCCTGAACATCGCACGGGCCGGTCGGGTCGAGACGTACGCGCTGCCGGCATCGGTGATCAATGCGACGGTGCCGGACCTACTCGCGGGTAGGTACCGTCCCGATGCGGACGCAACGCCACAGGACGACGAAGGTCCGATGCCGTGA
- a CDS encoding serine hydrolase domain-containing protein yields the protein MLATLLLATVFALDLAPTIKAHDVPALAVVAVNGAGEVQLQSHAGITFEGGEPVDADSRWHVGSCTKSITALLAATCVRDGLLDWDTRAGDVLDDLAEKPLGEATLLQLLTHTAGTAPVLDHMLIVGPPSKDELRRQRRIWLKHTGGDAATPPGEAFRYSNAGYIIAGMMVEQVTERSWEQAINSRVFEPLGVKTFGFGAPPEGHPRGHLGDESIDPASPNSDNRPILAPAGTVHMSARDFAIMAAVHLRDSVAERLKIADEDWAVLHKAKLDDYAPGLVVAKRPWGGGTVFTHDGSNTLWYATMWIAPEKDIAIVACSNAFAPEAVNEAIVLALREIELIE from the coding sequence ATGCTCGCAACGCTACTGCTCGCAACGGTTTTCGCGCTCGACCTTGCGCCGACCATCAAGGCTCACGACGTGCCAGCGTTGGCGGTCGTTGCGGTCAATGGGGCGGGTGAAGTTCAGCTTCAAAGCCACGCCGGCATCACGTTCGAAGGCGGCGAACCGGTAGACGCAGACTCACGCTGGCACGTCGGCTCATGCACCAAGTCGATAACCGCCCTGCTCGCGGCGACCTGCGTCCGTGACGGCTTGCTGGACTGGGATACGAGAGCAGGCGATGTTCTCGATGATCTGGCCGAAAAGCCGCTTGGTGAAGCGACGCTGTTGCAGCTGCTCACCCACACGGCCGGGACGGCGCCAGTGCTCGACCACATGCTCATCGTCGGGCCACCATCCAAGGACGAGCTTCGACGCCAGCGACGGATCTGGCTAAAGCACACCGGCGGCGATGCGGCAACCCCGCCGGGCGAAGCATTCCGTTACAGCAATGCCGGTTACATCATCGCCGGAATGATGGTCGAGCAGGTCACCGAGCGCAGCTGGGAGCAAGCGATCAACTCGCGTGTCTTTGAGCCGCTCGGCGTTAAGACCTTCGGCTTCGGCGCTCCGCCCGAAGGCCATCCGCGTGGTCATTTGGGCGATGAATCAATCGATCCCGCGTCCCCCAACTCTGACAACCGGCCGATCCTCGCGCCGGCCGGGACCGTGCACATGTCCGCCCGCGACTTCGCGATCATGGCTGCGGTGCATCTGCGTGATTCGGTCGCGGAGAGACTCAAGATCGCCGATGAAGACTGGGCGGTTCTGCACAAGGCCAAGCTCGACGATTACGCGCCGGGCCTGGTCGTTGCAAAACGCCCGTGGGGTGGCGGAACTGTGTTCACGCACGATGGATCGAACACCTTGTGGTACGCGACGATGTGGATCGCACCCGAGAAGGACATCGCAATCGTCGCGTGCAGCAACGCGTTTGCACCCGAAGCCGTCAACGAGGCGATCGTCCTCGCATTGCGCGAAATCGAGCTGATCGAATAG
- the ubiE gene encoding bifunctional demethylmenaquinone methyltransferase/2-methoxy-6-polyprenyl-1,4-benzoquinol methylase UbiE has product MTEIWDKDKLADPHAVADKQHRVRDMFAAIAPSYDRNNHLHSMWTDQAWRRKAVKLSRLKPDDVVVDVACGTGDLTLAYAKALRPIKPGQVIGIDYTHEMVKPAPAKSSDPILYNTGDAQALPLPDVSADVVSIAFGIRNVADPDKALREFRRVLRPGGRVVVLEFSKPTNAVIRKAYNFYFNQIMTRTATLISGDKTGAYRYLSASVETFLTPQQMIGKIEAAGFRNVQPHKLTFGIAYIYVADVA; this is encoded by the coding sequence GTGACCGAGATTTGGGACAAGGACAAGCTCGCGGACCCGCACGCCGTCGCCGACAAGCAACACCGCGTTCGCGATATGTTCGCCGCGATCGCGCCCAGCTACGACCGCAACAACCACCTGCACTCGATGTGGACCGACCAGGCGTGGCGCCGCAAGGCGGTGAAGCTGAGTCGGCTGAAGCCGGACGATGTCGTCGTCGACGTCGCGTGCGGCACCGGAGATCTGACTCTGGCGTACGCCAAGGCGCTTCGCCCGATCAAGCCCGGACAGGTCATCGGCATCGACTACACACACGAGATGGTCAAGCCGGCCCCGGCGAAGTCGAGTGACCCCATCCTCTACAACACCGGCGACGCCCAAGCCCTGCCACTCCCAGACGTGTCGGCGGACGTCGTCTCCATCGCCTTCGGCATTCGCAACGTCGCCGATCCAGACAAAGCACTGCGTGAGTTCCGCCGCGTACTCCGCCCCGGCGGCCGCGTCGTCGTGCTGGAGTTTTCCAAACCGACCAACGCGGTCATCCGCAAGGCATACAACTTCTACTTCAACCAGATCATGACCCGCACCGCGACGCTCATTAGCGGCGACAAGACCGGGGCCTACCGCTACCTCTCGGCCAGCGTCGAGACGTTCCTCACGCCGCAACAGATGATCGGGAAGATCGAGGCGGCCGGGTTCAGGAACGTGCAGCCGCACAAGCTCACCTTCGGCATCGCGTACATTTACGTCGCCGACGTGGCATAA